cccttttctagaataatcttcaacttgtccctgtttctagcgccattatgtagttgaaggaaatcctacactatactCTTCATGTGAATTCATTATTAATAAActtattttaggtttatattcttaattttttatggattaatctttggatgttcttacaagaagaggtaaagaactcaagaatgatctctgctctaaactttctctctcctatttacttgtttcttactcaaaaaagatctctcccctctctttacaattcgaatgattatttataaggaaatacatagtgaatgacagctaatctgtcccttattttcgggtatggtttgcgactttctcgcaaccttacagatgttaatttcgcaaactctttaattttcgcagggttatcatatctttctcgtgatcttagctgacgtcatttattttatcatttctgaaattgttctgcgacgctgttgtaatgtgtcattgataatttcgttgaaacattgtcattgcgagattctgatcctacaatttatattaatacctaaattaccctcctgattaattttgggtgatgattagttagtgttaataatagttagtgtaatgattagtgagatgattaagttaaagataattagtgagattaaaaaatcagatgtttttttaaagaagtagaattattgagagagtaaagttagagaagatgaagaaggaaaacatgaaaaacgatggattttaccaaccacaaccggaggaagggtatttggtacccaggtatgcttcaaacttagataatgttggttgaattgctccaaactttcaaaaaaaaatgaaattttttatgtagatttgggccagttcggttaccatatgtcaagaacatgtaaccgaacacacctgaaagtgtagttcggttacgttttccaaacacgcgggttactgaactcgctcgttaatggagtttttggtcgtacaatgtaatgttcggttacctaggataaaatggtaggtaaccgaactttgaacttaaaaatttatttgggtacatcttgtgtgttcggttagttcgcaaacttcaacgcaaccaagttcccaaccgaaccgcagttaaaagtaacctagtgttagaagttcggttggttcgcaaacttcaacatattttgcgaatcaaccgaactgggcttatatatgcatatatgcaattaggcaaacgttcggttactgcgaaatttatttcttggcgaattagatagagttcggtgatatccttatttttcgaaggaaccgaacttatggacttgtgttgttctaatacaaggagttcggttaaaagtattttttttgcgaatcaaccgaactctgagttcggttaagaaaaaattaattcgtgataaccgaactttttctgaaaaaaaccctccattaaacctctccgcaacttccattttcaactcattttaatgattacttctcatttattcaaccaaaaatgaatgacaagtttaatgggtttgtgagaatatctttgtcaatgttttaaattaagctatatatatatagtggtggtggaggttggtggtggtggtaatcggaggtggtggtggtaatcggcagtGGTGGGCGATTCAAAAAGAGTCAACCTAGAACCTACGTTCATCTTTACATTTTCAAAAGAATTCAAGGCCCAAGATAATCTTTGGGCTCCAAATATTATAAAATACCAATGGTTGTACTTGTATGTATAATTTCAAAAATATTATGGGTGCCTACGAGTCGACGACCCTAAGAACATCATCATATAATGTATGTATAACTCAGAAATTAAATACTAATACTACTTACGTAGAGTCATCGATAACCCCGATTGTTAAAGCGAGAAAAAAGAAAACGATGAAGAGAACTCTTACTTGCCAACAACTACAACTTGCGCGTTTTCTTTACTAACGTCTCGAAGCAATTCCACAAATCTGTTTAGCAGCTGGGGCATCCCAATTAACAGTCCGTTTCTTCATCTCATCAAAATCGTTCACACATTTTTCGAATTTCGACTCGATAACTCGTTTCCTAAGCTGCGCGAGCTTCTCTCCTGCAAATCGGTCGAAATTATTCTCCCAACCGGATTCCCACTCACCATGAGCATCACAGAACTGAAGTGTTCCGTTTTCCCCGTCAATCCTGCTCCAACTTGGTAGAATCGCCATCATATCATCGGCGCATGGACCAACACAAATAGGTGTACATGGTCTACAATATGCCCCACTGAGTGGACCTGGACTCGACATCGATGCAACAGGGAGACCATTCGGTGGAAACCCGAGCCTGCGAGCACTTACTATGCAAAAAGGAAGACGGTTTTCCAAGAACTTTACACCTTGTGTAGTGAGTTGAGCTTTGAAAGAAGCCTCAGAGTTGAGTTGACGAAACCCTGCTGCGTCTAGTTGTGGTATCAAAGAGAGCCGAGATAGTGCGATTTGTGAAGTGTAGAGATTACCGATTCCGAGTCTGTCGTTGCATCCATTATACCTTGAACCTGCTGGGACTAGGTAATGAGTTGGCAAGAAGTTATCTGGGGCAAGTGGGGCGTTCCAGTAACCATCTACTCGGGTTCGGACGATCCAGTCGTAGGTAAAGTTATTCTGTATTTGGAAGGCGTTGATCAATGTCAAGCAACCTTCTACAAGGCTGAAGTATTGAAGCAAACCCTGTATGCCGTTAGGAGAACCGTATGCAGTGAGGACACGCCGTTGAGACTCAGTCTCGTTTAACTTAGTCGGCTTAAAAATGCGAATCGAAGCGATTCTTGGAGCAATGTCTTTGAAAATTGAAAACTTGAACGAGTCTTTATCTAATGGAGAATTTAAGAAAAGATCTGCATTAGGGTAAACGTTCAATATATTCTCTGCTATTGACGGTCCAGTGAGTTCGAATTTTCTTGCTCCACCAACTAAGCACACAGCAATTCTTGACCGCAATAACAACTCTTTCTTTTTCATATCTTCATTTCTCAACAGAGTTGAATCCGACACCGATTCACTAGTACTATCGGAATAAGTTAATGATGGTGATGAGAGGTTTGAAAGAAAGTTTGTGAGAGGGGTAAAAGTTGAAAAGATGTTATTATTAGAGgaagaaagagataaaaaaagtAAGAATGAAAAACAAGGGAAGATTAATAAAACAAGACGGAAATTTAGATATGGAGCTGCTGATCCTGTTAACTGCATTGCATGCCTTATtgttgatttccttgattcttctctgttttggtttggttcTAGGGTTTGATAGCAGGGGGGAGAGGAAACTCCCACTTTAAAAAAACAGTAGAATTTGCGACAAAAATTTCCATCTAAAACATGAAAAAAACCCAACAAAACTCTCCTTGTTTATGGAGATGTATGTAACCGTTTCACCAGCGAAAGGAAGGGGAACATAGTCTTGATGAATACTGCTTCTCCACTATCGAAGAAGAATCATCCTTGCACGACTCGTCAAGAATCATCTTTGCACGATCATTTTGGGGTACTTGTTCAATCATAAGATATAatggaggaaaaaaagaaaagaaaaagatgttAGGTTTTTTAAACTGTTTTTCTCGAATAAATCCAGTAGGTCGATAACTGCATGCTACATGCCGTAGGGAAGAATCATGGTCGGCTATATATAATTTAATGAGTTTAATTAATTTCAacgattttattttta
This genomic stretch from Papaver somniferum cultivar HN1 chromosome 5, ASM357369v1, whole genome shotgun sequence harbors:
- the LOC113278122 gene encoding uncharacterized protein LOC113278122 encodes the protein MQLTGSAAPYLNFRLVLLIFPCFSFLLFLSLSSSNNNIFSTFTPLTNFLSNLSSPSLTYSDSTSESVSDSTLLRNEDMKKKELLLRSRIAVCLVGGARKFELTGPSIAENILNVYPNADLFLNSPLDKDSFKFSIFKDIAPRIASIRIFKPTKLNETESQRRVLTAYGSPNGIQGLLQYFSLVEGCLTLINAFQIQNNFTYDWIVRTRVDGYWNAPLAPDNFLPTHYLVPAGSRYNGCNDRLGIGNLYTSQIALSRLSLIPQLDAAGFRQLNSEASFKAQLTTQGVKFLENRLPFCIVSARRLGFPPNGLPVASMSSPGPLSGAYCRPCTPICVGPCADDMMAILPSWSRIDGENGTLQFCDAHGEWESGWENNFDRFAGEKLAQLRKRVIESKFEKCVNDFDEMKKRTVNWDAPAAKQICGIASRR